The following proteins come from a genomic window of Alnus glutinosa chromosome 10, dhAlnGlut1.1, whole genome shotgun sequence:
- the LOC133880493 gene encoding uncharacterized protein LOC133880493 isoform X2 produces the protein MEIKDASSAPHRQVPDKDTYLEWSDSVKTLLMNQDLWEIVEATTEPPKKEDDETTFKAWSMKNSMALTIIKVSCGPDALSEIREIDSANIAWNTLAEKYNVSKNTSSGNTMLGSYASHQQQNNLEIASRIHGNSMLVSYAQQNNSEIASRIHGSEQSGNVDHLQYEALNKAVQRGDWNATEEFLNGQPGAWSAKITFLGETALHVAVKAGRDHEHIVEKLVDVMSEEDLAIQDSFGGTALAYTINSGNYRMAACMLKKNKKLVSIRTQNGEIPVIHAIDYGHIELARYLYSLTPLEDLMPENGSNGATLCGQAIYTRTLDIALDLIQRCPRLSLSLDREGYSPLYALASMAYAFPSGNPLVFWKRWIYSCIHIQPARATKEIRLNFQNVEKSQSDQIKIIELVPALLRQLLSNLLNFLGIEDLYEMKLVHVQSHELLDRMCKEVLISNIEKRGKGRVYDAIFRSIQKGIFEFIFGKVRANPDLVWSQDKDSRTIFSLSVLHRQAKIFSLIYRLDLKKALTYRRDNYRNHILHMAGMTGASTLINRIPGPALQMQRELQWFKEVESIVHPKVKESLNNDGLTPRELFTKNHKDLMKEGEQWMKDTATSCTVVGALIVTIMFAAAFTVPGGNNQDTGLPLFLSKKVFMLFIISDSLSLFSSSTSVLMFLGILTSRYAEDDFLKSLPTKMIIGLSTLFFSIATMMIAFSAALFVMLREHSWIVIPVICLASVPVTLFIVMQFPLLVDMSISTYGPGVFNRKMKRWF, from the exons ATGGAGATAAAGGATGCCTCGAGTGCACCTCATCGTCAAGTTCCTGACAAAGATACTTACTTGGAATGGAGTGATTCGGTAAAAACCTTGTTGATGAATCAAGATCTCTGGGAAATAGTTGAAGCAACCACTGAACCTCCGaagaaagaagatgatgaaACTACTTTCAAGGCTTGGAGTATGAAAAATTCCATGGCTTTAACTATCATCAAGGTTTCATGCGGGCCGGACGCATTGTCAGAGATTAGGGAGATTGATTCGGCTAACATTGCATGGAATACTTTGGCAGAAAAGTACAACGTCTCTAAAAATACTAGctcag GGAATACTATGTTGGGATCATATGCATCACATCAACAGCAGAATAATCTCGAGATAGCTTCGAGAATACATG GGAATAGTATGTTGGTATCATATGCACAGCAGAATAATTCCGAGATCGCTTCCAGAATACATG GCAGCGAGCAAAGTGGAAACGTTGACCATCTTCAGTATGAGGCCTTAAACAAGGCTGTGCAAAGAGGTGATTGGAACGCTACAGAAGAGTTCCTTAATGGCCAACCTGGTGCATGGAGTGCAAAAATCACATTTTTGGGCGAGACAGCTCTTCACGTTGCTGTTAAAGCTGGGCGTGATCATGAGCATATAGTGGAGAAGTTAGTGGATGTAATGTCGGAGGAAGACTTGGCAATACAGGATAGCTTTGGTGGCACAGCTTTGGCTTATACAATTAATAGTGGAAACTACAGGATGGCGGCGTGcatgcttaaaaaaaacaagaagttgGTCAGCATTAGAACTCAGAATGGTGAAATTCCAGTTATTCACGCTATTGATTATGGGCATATAGAGTTGGCTCGCTATCTCTATTCTCTCACTCCCCTAGAAGATCTAATGCCAGAAAATGGCAGTAACGGTGCTACACTTTGTGGTCAGGCAATATATACCAGAACTTTAG ATATTGCTTTGGATTTAATCCAGCGTTGTCCACGTTTATCTCTTTCTCTAGACAGAGAGGGATACAGCCCTTTGTATGCGTTGGCTTCTATGGCGTATGCATTCCCGAGTGGAAATCCGCTTGTGTTTTGGAAACGATGGATCTACTCCT GTATACACATTCAACCGGCTCGTGCCACCAAGGAAATTCGTTTGAACTTTCAAAACGTAGAAAAAAGCCAAAgcgatcaaataaaaatcatcgaaTTAG TGCCTGCTCTATTGCGCCAGCTACTTTCAAATCTCCTAAACTTCTTGG GAATCGAGGATTTATATGAAATGAAGTTAGTCCATGTCCAGTCCCATGAACTTCTGGATCGCATGTGCAAAGAAgtattaatttcaaatattgAGAAAAGGGGGAAAGGTCGCGTTTATGATGCCATCTTCCGTTCTATTCAGAAAGggatttttgaatttatttttggtaaagTCCGAGCAAATCCAGATCTTGTGTGGAGCCAGGATAAAGATTCAAGAACTATATTTTCACTTTCTGTCTTACATCGCCAAGCTAAAATCTTTAGCCTTATATACCGGCTTGACCTGAAGAAAGCTCTAACATATAGGCGAGATAATTACAGGAATCACATATTACATATGGCAGGGATGACAGGAGCTTCGACTCTAATTAATCGAATCCCAGGTCCAGCTTTGCAGATGCAAAGAGAACTACAATGGTTTAAG GAGGTGGAGAGCATTGTCCATCCCAAGGTTAAGGAATCTTTGAACAATGATGGTTTGACTCCCCGAGAATTGTTCACCAAGAACCACAAGGACTTGATGAAAGAGGGAGAGCAATGGATGAAGGACACAGCAACTTCTTGTACAGTTGTAGGCGCTCTCATTGTTACTATTATGTTCGCTGCGGCTTTTACGGTTCCAGGTGGTAACAACCAAGATACAGGCTTGCCATTGTTCTTAAGTAAAAAAGTGTTTATGCTTTTTATAATATCTgattctctatctctcttttcATCCTCAACTTCAGTCTTGATGTTTTTGGGAATCCTCACATCACGTTATGCAGAAGACGACTTCCTTAAATCCTTGCCAACAAAGATGATAATAGGCCTTTCTACGCTCTTCTTCTCTATTGCAACTATGATGATAGCCTTTTCTGCTGCTCTTTTTGTTATGTTGCGCGAACATTCATGGATTGTCATTCCTGTTATTTGTTTGGCTAGTGTTCCCGTCACCCTCTTCATAGTGATGCAATTCCCACTTCTTGTTGACATGTCCATTTCAACATATGGACCAGGTGTCTTTAATAGGAAAATGAAGCGTTGGTTCTAG
- the LOC133880493 gene encoding uncharacterized protein LOC133880493 isoform X1, which yields MEIKDASSAPHRQVPDKDTYLEWSDSVKTLLMNQDLWEIVEATTEPPKKEDDETTFKAWSMKNSMALTIIKVSCGPDALSEIREIDSANIAWNTLAEKYNVSKNTSSGNTMLGSYASHQQQNNLEIASRIHGNSMLVSYAQQNNSEIASRIHVFAGSEQSGNVDHLQYEALNKAVQRGDWNATEEFLNGQPGAWSAKITFLGETALHVAVKAGRDHEHIVEKLVDVMSEEDLAIQDSFGGTALAYTINSGNYRMAACMLKKNKKLVSIRTQNGEIPVIHAIDYGHIELARYLYSLTPLEDLMPENGSNGATLCGQAIYTRTLDIALDLIQRCPRLSLSLDREGYSPLYALASMAYAFPSGNPLVFWKRWIYSCIHIQPARATKEIRLNFQNVEKSQSDQIKIIELVPALLRQLLSNLLNFLGIEDLYEMKLVHVQSHELLDRMCKEVLISNIEKRGKGRVYDAIFRSIQKGIFEFIFGKVRANPDLVWSQDKDSRTIFSLSVLHRQAKIFSLIYRLDLKKALTYRRDNYRNHILHMAGMTGASTLINRIPGPALQMQRELQWFKEVESIVHPKVKESLNNDGLTPRELFTKNHKDLMKEGEQWMKDTATSCTVVGALIVTIMFAAAFTVPGGNNQDTGLPLFLSKKVFMLFIISDSLSLFSSSTSVLMFLGILTSRYAEDDFLKSLPTKMIIGLSTLFFSIATMMIAFSAALFVMLREHSWIVIPVICLASVPVTLFIVMQFPLLVDMSISTYGPGVFNRKMKRWF from the exons ATGGAGATAAAGGATGCCTCGAGTGCACCTCATCGTCAAGTTCCTGACAAAGATACTTACTTGGAATGGAGTGATTCGGTAAAAACCTTGTTGATGAATCAAGATCTCTGGGAAATAGTTGAAGCAACCACTGAACCTCCGaagaaagaagatgatgaaACTACTTTCAAGGCTTGGAGTATGAAAAATTCCATGGCTTTAACTATCATCAAGGTTTCATGCGGGCCGGACGCATTGTCAGAGATTAGGGAGATTGATTCGGCTAACATTGCATGGAATACTTTGGCAGAAAAGTACAACGTCTCTAAAAATACTAGctcag GGAATACTATGTTGGGATCATATGCATCACATCAACAGCAGAATAATCTCGAGATAGCTTCGAGAATACATG GGAATAGTATGTTGGTATCATATGCACAGCAGAATAATTCCGAGATCGCTTCCAGAATACATG tttttGCAGGCAGCGAGCAAAGTGGAAACGTTGACCATCTTCAGTATGAGGCCTTAAACAAGGCTGTGCAAAGAGGTGATTGGAACGCTACAGAAGAGTTCCTTAATGGCCAACCTGGTGCATGGAGTGCAAAAATCACATTTTTGGGCGAGACAGCTCTTCACGTTGCTGTTAAAGCTGGGCGTGATCATGAGCATATAGTGGAGAAGTTAGTGGATGTAATGTCGGAGGAAGACTTGGCAATACAGGATAGCTTTGGTGGCACAGCTTTGGCTTATACAATTAATAGTGGAAACTACAGGATGGCGGCGTGcatgcttaaaaaaaacaagaagttgGTCAGCATTAGAACTCAGAATGGTGAAATTCCAGTTATTCACGCTATTGATTATGGGCATATAGAGTTGGCTCGCTATCTCTATTCTCTCACTCCCCTAGAAGATCTAATGCCAGAAAATGGCAGTAACGGTGCTACACTTTGTGGTCAGGCAATATATACCAGAACTTTAG ATATTGCTTTGGATTTAATCCAGCGTTGTCCACGTTTATCTCTTTCTCTAGACAGAGAGGGATACAGCCCTTTGTATGCGTTGGCTTCTATGGCGTATGCATTCCCGAGTGGAAATCCGCTTGTGTTTTGGAAACGATGGATCTACTCCT GTATACACATTCAACCGGCTCGTGCCACCAAGGAAATTCGTTTGAACTTTCAAAACGTAGAAAAAAGCCAAAgcgatcaaataaaaatcatcgaaTTAG TGCCTGCTCTATTGCGCCAGCTACTTTCAAATCTCCTAAACTTCTTGG GAATCGAGGATTTATATGAAATGAAGTTAGTCCATGTCCAGTCCCATGAACTTCTGGATCGCATGTGCAAAGAAgtattaatttcaaatattgAGAAAAGGGGGAAAGGTCGCGTTTATGATGCCATCTTCCGTTCTATTCAGAAAGggatttttgaatttatttttggtaaagTCCGAGCAAATCCAGATCTTGTGTGGAGCCAGGATAAAGATTCAAGAACTATATTTTCACTTTCTGTCTTACATCGCCAAGCTAAAATCTTTAGCCTTATATACCGGCTTGACCTGAAGAAAGCTCTAACATATAGGCGAGATAATTACAGGAATCACATATTACATATGGCAGGGATGACAGGAGCTTCGACTCTAATTAATCGAATCCCAGGTCCAGCTTTGCAGATGCAAAGAGAACTACAATGGTTTAAG GAGGTGGAGAGCATTGTCCATCCCAAGGTTAAGGAATCTTTGAACAATGATGGTTTGACTCCCCGAGAATTGTTCACCAAGAACCACAAGGACTTGATGAAAGAGGGAGAGCAATGGATGAAGGACACAGCAACTTCTTGTACAGTTGTAGGCGCTCTCATTGTTACTATTATGTTCGCTGCGGCTTTTACGGTTCCAGGTGGTAACAACCAAGATACAGGCTTGCCATTGTTCTTAAGTAAAAAAGTGTTTATGCTTTTTATAATATCTgattctctatctctcttttcATCCTCAACTTCAGTCTTGATGTTTTTGGGAATCCTCACATCACGTTATGCAGAAGACGACTTCCTTAAATCCTTGCCAACAAAGATGATAATAGGCCTTTCTACGCTCTTCTTCTCTATTGCAACTATGATGATAGCCTTTTCTGCTGCTCTTTTTGTTATGTTGCGCGAACATTCATGGATTGTCATTCCTGTTATTTGTTTGGCTAGTGTTCCCGTCACCCTCTTCATAGTGATGCAATTCCCACTTCTTGTTGACATGTCCATTTCAACATATGGACCAGGTGTCTTTAATAGGAAAATGAAGCGTTGGTTCTAG
- the LOC133880493 gene encoding ankyrin repeat-containing protein At5g02620-like isoform X5, with protein sequence MEIKDASSAPHRQVPDKDTYLEWSDSVKTLLMNQDLWEIVEATTEPPKKEDDETTFKAWSMKNSMALTIIKVSCGPDALSEIREIDSANIAWNTLAEKYNVSKNTSSGNTMLGSYASHQQQNNLEIASRIHGNSMLVSYAQQNNSEIASRIHVFAGSEQSGNVDHLQYEALNKAVQRGDWNATEEFLNGQPGAWSAKITFLGETALHVAVKAGRDHEHIVEKLVDVMSEEDLAIQDSFGGTALAYTINSGNYRMAACMLKKNKKLVSIRTQNGEIPVIHAIDYGHIELARYLYSLTPLEDLMPENGSNGATLCGQAIYTRTLDIALDLIQRCPRLSLSLDREGYSPLYALASMAYAFPSGNPLVFWKRWIYSLPALLRQLLSNLLNFLGIEDLYEMKLVHVQSHELLDRMCKEVLISNIEKRGKGRVYDAIFRSIQKGIFEFIFGKVRANPDLVWSQDKDSRTIFSLSVLHRQAKIFSLIYRLDLKKALTYRRDNYRNHILHMAGMTGASTLINRIPGPALQMQRELQWFKEVESIVHPKVKESLNNDGLTPRELFTKNHKDLMKEGEQWMKDTATSCTVVGALIVTIMFAAAFTVPGGNNQDTGLPLFLSKKVFMLFIISDSLSLFSSSTSVLMFLGILTSRYAEDDFLKSLPTKMIIGLSTLFFSIATMMIAFSAALFVMLREHSWIVIPVICLASVPVTLFIVMQFPLLVDMSISTYGPGVFNRKMKRWF encoded by the exons ATGGAGATAAAGGATGCCTCGAGTGCACCTCATCGTCAAGTTCCTGACAAAGATACTTACTTGGAATGGAGTGATTCGGTAAAAACCTTGTTGATGAATCAAGATCTCTGGGAAATAGTTGAAGCAACCACTGAACCTCCGaagaaagaagatgatgaaACTACTTTCAAGGCTTGGAGTATGAAAAATTCCATGGCTTTAACTATCATCAAGGTTTCATGCGGGCCGGACGCATTGTCAGAGATTAGGGAGATTGATTCGGCTAACATTGCATGGAATACTTTGGCAGAAAAGTACAACGTCTCTAAAAATACTAGctcag GGAATACTATGTTGGGATCATATGCATCACATCAACAGCAGAATAATCTCGAGATAGCTTCGAGAATACATG GGAATAGTATGTTGGTATCATATGCACAGCAGAATAATTCCGAGATCGCTTCCAGAATACATG tttttGCAGGCAGCGAGCAAAGTGGAAACGTTGACCATCTTCAGTATGAGGCCTTAAACAAGGCTGTGCAAAGAGGTGATTGGAACGCTACAGAAGAGTTCCTTAATGGCCAACCTGGTGCATGGAGTGCAAAAATCACATTTTTGGGCGAGACAGCTCTTCACGTTGCTGTTAAAGCTGGGCGTGATCATGAGCATATAGTGGAGAAGTTAGTGGATGTAATGTCGGAGGAAGACTTGGCAATACAGGATAGCTTTGGTGGCACAGCTTTGGCTTATACAATTAATAGTGGAAACTACAGGATGGCGGCGTGcatgcttaaaaaaaacaagaagttgGTCAGCATTAGAACTCAGAATGGTGAAATTCCAGTTATTCACGCTATTGATTATGGGCATATAGAGTTGGCTCGCTATCTCTATTCTCTCACTCCCCTAGAAGATCTAATGCCAGAAAATGGCAGTAACGGTGCTACACTTTGTGGTCAGGCAATATATACCAGAACTTTAG ATATTGCTTTGGATTTAATCCAGCGTTGTCCACGTTTATCTCTTTCTCTAGACAGAGAGGGATACAGCCCTTTGTATGCGTTGGCTTCTATGGCGTATGCATTCCCGAGTGGAAATCCGCTTGTGTTTTGGAAACGATGGATCTACTCCT TGCCTGCTCTATTGCGCCAGCTACTTTCAAATCTCCTAAACTTCTTGG GAATCGAGGATTTATATGAAATGAAGTTAGTCCATGTCCAGTCCCATGAACTTCTGGATCGCATGTGCAAAGAAgtattaatttcaaatattgAGAAAAGGGGGAAAGGTCGCGTTTATGATGCCATCTTCCGTTCTATTCAGAAAGggatttttgaatttatttttggtaaagTCCGAGCAAATCCAGATCTTGTGTGGAGCCAGGATAAAGATTCAAGAACTATATTTTCACTTTCTGTCTTACATCGCCAAGCTAAAATCTTTAGCCTTATATACCGGCTTGACCTGAAGAAAGCTCTAACATATAGGCGAGATAATTACAGGAATCACATATTACATATGGCAGGGATGACAGGAGCTTCGACTCTAATTAATCGAATCCCAGGTCCAGCTTTGCAGATGCAAAGAGAACTACAATGGTTTAAG GAGGTGGAGAGCATTGTCCATCCCAAGGTTAAGGAATCTTTGAACAATGATGGTTTGACTCCCCGAGAATTGTTCACCAAGAACCACAAGGACTTGATGAAAGAGGGAGAGCAATGGATGAAGGACACAGCAACTTCTTGTACAGTTGTAGGCGCTCTCATTGTTACTATTATGTTCGCTGCGGCTTTTACGGTTCCAGGTGGTAACAACCAAGATACAGGCTTGCCATTGTTCTTAAGTAAAAAAGTGTTTATGCTTTTTATAATATCTgattctctatctctcttttcATCCTCAACTTCAGTCTTGATGTTTTTGGGAATCCTCACATCACGTTATGCAGAAGACGACTTCCTTAAATCCTTGCCAACAAAGATGATAATAGGCCTTTCTACGCTCTTCTTCTCTATTGCAACTATGATGATAGCCTTTTCTGCTGCTCTTTTTGTTATGTTGCGCGAACATTCATGGATTGTCATTCCTGTTATTTGTTTGGCTAGTGTTCCCGTCACCCTCTTCATAGTGATGCAATTCCCACTTCTTGTTGACATGTCCATTTCAACATATGGACCAGGTGTCTTTAATAGGAAAATGAAGCGTTGGTTCTAG
- the LOC133880493 gene encoding uncharacterized protein LOC133880493 isoform X3, translating into MEIKDASSAPHRQVPDKDTYLEWSDSVKTLLMNQDLWEIVEATTEPPKKEDDETTFKAWSMKNSMALTIIKVSCGPDALSEIREIDSANIAWNTLAEKYNVSKNTSSGNTMLGSYASHQQQNNLEIASRIHVFAGSEQSGNVDHLQYEALNKAVQRGDWNATEEFLNGQPGAWSAKITFLGETALHVAVKAGRDHEHIVEKLVDVMSEEDLAIQDSFGGTALAYTINSGNYRMAACMLKKNKKLVSIRTQNGEIPVIHAIDYGHIELARYLYSLTPLEDLMPENGSNGATLCGQAIYTRTLDIALDLIQRCPRLSLSLDREGYSPLYALASMAYAFPSGNPLVFWKRWIYSCIHIQPARATKEIRLNFQNVEKSQSDQIKIIELVPALLRQLLSNLLNFLGIEDLYEMKLVHVQSHELLDRMCKEVLISNIEKRGKGRVYDAIFRSIQKGIFEFIFGKVRANPDLVWSQDKDSRTIFSLSVLHRQAKIFSLIYRLDLKKALTYRRDNYRNHILHMAGMTGASTLINRIPGPALQMQRELQWFKEVESIVHPKVKESLNNDGLTPRELFTKNHKDLMKEGEQWMKDTATSCTVVGALIVTIMFAAAFTVPGGNNQDTGLPLFLSKKVFMLFIISDSLSLFSSSTSVLMFLGILTSRYAEDDFLKSLPTKMIIGLSTLFFSIATMMIAFSAALFVMLREHSWIVIPVICLASVPVTLFIVMQFPLLVDMSISTYGPGVFNRKMKRWF; encoded by the exons ATGGAGATAAAGGATGCCTCGAGTGCACCTCATCGTCAAGTTCCTGACAAAGATACTTACTTGGAATGGAGTGATTCGGTAAAAACCTTGTTGATGAATCAAGATCTCTGGGAAATAGTTGAAGCAACCACTGAACCTCCGaagaaagaagatgatgaaACTACTTTCAAGGCTTGGAGTATGAAAAATTCCATGGCTTTAACTATCATCAAGGTTTCATGCGGGCCGGACGCATTGTCAGAGATTAGGGAGATTGATTCGGCTAACATTGCATGGAATACTTTGGCAGAAAAGTACAACGTCTCTAAAAATACTAGctcag GGAATACTATGTTGGGATCATATGCATCACATCAACAGCAGAATAATCTCGAGATAGCTTCGAGAATACATG tttttGCAGGCAGCGAGCAAAGTGGAAACGTTGACCATCTTCAGTATGAGGCCTTAAACAAGGCTGTGCAAAGAGGTGATTGGAACGCTACAGAAGAGTTCCTTAATGGCCAACCTGGTGCATGGAGTGCAAAAATCACATTTTTGGGCGAGACAGCTCTTCACGTTGCTGTTAAAGCTGGGCGTGATCATGAGCATATAGTGGAGAAGTTAGTGGATGTAATGTCGGAGGAAGACTTGGCAATACAGGATAGCTTTGGTGGCACAGCTTTGGCTTATACAATTAATAGTGGAAACTACAGGATGGCGGCGTGcatgcttaaaaaaaacaagaagttgGTCAGCATTAGAACTCAGAATGGTGAAATTCCAGTTATTCACGCTATTGATTATGGGCATATAGAGTTGGCTCGCTATCTCTATTCTCTCACTCCCCTAGAAGATCTAATGCCAGAAAATGGCAGTAACGGTGCTACACTTTGTGGTCAGGCAATATATACCAGAACTTTAG ATATTGCTTTGGATTTAATCCAGCGTTGTCCACGTTTATCTCTTTCTCTAGACAGAGAGGGATACAGCCCTTTGTATGCGTTGGCTTCTATGGCGTATGCATTCCCGAGTGGAAATCCGCTTGTGTTTTGGAAACGATGGATCTACTCCT GTATACACATTCAACCGGCTCGTGCCACCAAGGAAATTCGTTTGAACTTTCAAAACGTAGAAAAAAGCCAAAgcgatcaaataaaaatcatcgaaTTAG TGCCTGCTCTATTGCGCCAGCTACTTTCAAATCTCCTAAACTTCTTGG GAATCGAGGATTTATATGAAATGAAGTTAGTCCATGTCCAGTCCCATGAACTTCTGGATCGCATGTGCAAAGAAgtattaatttcaaatattgAGAAAAGGGGGAAAGGTCGCGTTTATGATGCCATCTTCCGTTCTATTCAGAAAGggatttttgaatttatttttggtaaagTCCGAGCAAATCCAGATCTTGTGTGGAGCCAGGATAAAGATTCAAGAACTATATTTTCACTTTCTGTCTTACATCGCCAAGCTAAAATCTTTAGCCTTATATACCGGCTTGACCTGAAGAAAGCTCTAACATATAGGCGAGATAATTACAGGAATCACATATTACATATGGCAGGGATGACAGGAGCTTCGACTCTAATTAATCGAATCCCAGGTCCAGCTTTGCAGATGCAAAGAGAACTACAATGGTTTAAG GAGGTGGAGAGCATTGTCCATCCCAAGGTTAAGGAATCTTTGAACAATGATGGTTTGACTCCCCGAGAATTGTTCACCAAGAACCACAAGGACTTGATGAAAGAGGGAGAGCAATGGATGAAGGACACAGCAACTTCTTGTACAGTTGTAGGCGCTCTCATTGTTACTATTATGTTCGCTGCGGCTTTTACGGTTCCAGGTGGTAACAACCAAGATACAGGCTTGCCATTGTTCTTAAGTAAAAAAGTGTTTATGCTTTTTATAATATCTgattctctatctctcttttcATCCTCAACTTCAGTCTTGATGTTTTTGGGAATCCTCACATCACGTTATGCAGAAGACGACTTCCTTAAATCCTTGCCAACAAAGATGATAATAGGCCTTTCTACGCTCTTCTTCTCTATTGCAACTATGATGATAGCCTTTTCTGCTGCTCTTTTTGTTATGTTGCGCGAACATTCATGGATTGTCATTCCTGTTATTTGTTTGGCTAGTGTTCCCGTCACCCTCTTCATAGTGATGCAATTCCCACTTCTTGTTGACATGTCCATTTCAACATATGGACCAGGTGTCTTTAATAGGAAAATGAAGCGTTGGTTCTAG